The Coprothermobacter sp. genome has a segment encoding these proteins:
- a CDS encoding BMP family ABC transporter substrate-binding protein: MRRLLSVVLILVLAASVFTGCKKAAPVVDEIKVGLVTDVGGRGDQSFNDSAMRGLEVWAAQKSYVKGGGYTAMSDADYAQSLADNAPDLTDKNIAPIPGITPVVLESKEQTDYVPNLTKLAEDEGCKLIIAVGFMLADATYQVAKDHPDVKFMLIDAVPSDPTTFAPLPDLPNLVDYLFKEEQCGFLVGAIAGYATKANKIGYIGGIPVPPVQRYEAGFFAGIKTTNKTAYGTGGKNVANVYAGSFGDQPKGKLIAQTMIAQKCDILFHAAGATGNGMFEALKEAGGPDKGLWGIGVDVDMGKNPNLYPAGTLTSAIKHVDFATWLAIKSVADNAFTSGPITLSLTDGGVGWAQGNVAKVLSADQIAKIDTLRKDIIDGTIVPPTDPIAVPAWTVPTGY; the protein is encoded by the coding sequence ATGAGAAGACTGCTGTCTGTTGTACTGATTCTAGTTCTTGCTGCCTCTGTCTTCACCGGATGCAAGAAGGCCGCGCCGGTTGTCGACGAGATCAAAGTTGGCCTTGTCACCGACGTCGGCGGCCGTGGCGACCAGTCATTCAACGACTCCGCCATGCGCGGCCTCGAGGTCTGGGCTGCTCAGAAGTCCTACGTCAAGGGTGGTGGCTACACTGCCATGTCTGATGCAGACTATGCACAGTCGCTGGCTGACAACGCCCCTGACCTTACCGACAAGAATATCGCTCCGATCCCTGGCATCACCCCTGTTGTTCTCGAGTCAAAGGAACAGACGGACTACGTCCCCAACCTCACCAAGCTCGCCGAGGATGAGGGCTGCAAGCTCATCATCGCTGTCGGCTTCATGCTTGCCGACGCCACCTATCAGGTCGCCAAGGATCACCCAGACGTCAAGTTCATGCTGATCGACGCCGTTCCCTCCGACCCCACCACGTTTGCACCTCTCCCTGACCTCCCCAACCTTGTCGACTACCTGTTCAAGGAAGAGCAGTGCGGGTTCCTTGTCGGCGCCATCGCGGGCTATGCGACGAAAGCCAACAAGATCGGCTACATCGGCGGTATTCCCGTTCCGCCGGTCCAGCGCTATGAGGCAGGTTTCTTCGCCGGCATCAAGACAACCAACAAGACGGCTTACGGCACCGGCGGCAAGAACGTGGCCAACGTTTATGCCGGCAGCTTCGGCGACCAGCCCAAGGGCAAGCTTATCGCCCAGACCATGATTGCTCAGAAGTGCGATATCCTGTTCCACGCTGCCGGAGCCACTGGCAACGGTATGTTCGAAGCCCTCAAGGAAGCCGGCGGGCCTGACAAGGGTCTGTGGGGCATCGGTGTCGACGTCGACATGGGCAAGAACCCGAACCTGTACCCTGCCGGAACGCTGACGTCCGCCATCAAGCACGTCGACTTCGCCACATGGCTGGCCATCAAGTCTGTTGCTGACAACGCCTTCACGTCCGGACCCATCACTCTTTCACTGACCGATGGTGGTGTTGGCTGGGCCCAGGGCAACGTTGCCAAGGTCCTGTCTGCAGACCAGATTGCCAAGATCGACACCCTTCGTAAGGATATCATCGACGGCACGATCGTTCCGCCGACCGATCCGATCGCAGTTCCAGCCTGGACCGTTCCGACCGGTTACTAG